GCAGGCCGTGCAGCGCCTGGCCGAGCGTGGGCGGCCCGTGGTCGAGGTAGGCCGAGCGGACCGGCAGGTCGGGCCGCGCCTGGCGGACCCGGTCGAGGAGGGCCTCCACGGTCGCGGCGGCGCGCGGGTCGCGAGACCCGTGCGCCACCGCGACCAACGGGACCGCGCCCCTGCCAAGGCGTGTCCCCTCACCCACCGGATGCCGGCCGGCGGGGGTCAGCGGCGCCGGGATCAAAGGTGAATGCCGCATTCGGTCTTTCCCATGCCCGCCCAGCGGCCGCTGCGCGGGTCCTCGCCGTCGGCGACCTGGCGGGTGCAGGGCGCGCAGCCGATCGAGGGGTAGTTGTCGTAGTGCAGCGGGTTGATCAGGACGCCGTTGTCGGCCATGTAGTTGTCGACGTCGTCCTGGGTCCACCTGGCGATCGGGTTGACCTTGACCATCTGGCGCTTGGCGTCCCACTCCACGACCTTGGTGCCGGTGCGGGTGGGCGACTCGTCGCGGCGGATGCCGGAGATCCAGGCGAGGTACGGCTCCAGCGCCCGGTTCAGCGGCTCCACCTTGCGCAGGTAGCAGCACAGGTCGGGATTGCGGCCGAACAGGCGGGGACCGAGGTCGCGCTCCTGTTCGGCGACAGTCCTGGAGGGCTGCA
This window of the Nonomuraea africana genome carries:
- a CDS encoding phosphoadenylyl-sulfate reductase, whose translation is MTLVDLEITLREQRGTLDLQAIVESAAVFLEDAPAREIIRWAAATFGDRLCLTSSMSDALLIDLVSRVKPGVDVLFIDTGYHFAETIGTRDAVQQVYDVNVINVQPSRTVAEQERDLGPRLFGRNPDLCCYLRKVEPLNRALEPYLAWISGIRRDESPTRTGTKVVEWDAKRQMVKVNPIARWTQDDVDNYMADNGVLINPLHYDNYPSIGCAPCTRQVADGEDPRSGRWAGMGKTECGIHL